The Sediminispirochaeta smaragdinae DSM 11293 genome has a segment encoding these proteins:
- a CDS encoding quaternary amine ABC transporter ATP-binding protein, with product MEHEVKIKIENLYKIFGPNPKRVFPLLEQGRTKEEILKKSGCVVAVNDVSFEIGKRETFVIMGLSGSGKSTLIRCLNRLINPTAGKILIDGENILDMDKEQLRKVRRYTLSMVFQHFGLLPHRTVLENVEFGLEISGMDKETRREKALSSLDLVGLKGYEKSMPDELSGGMQQRVGLARALANDPEVLLMDEAFSALDPLIRTQMQDELLTLQAKMHKTIVFITHDLDEALKLGDRILILGPGGVIRQIGTPEEILSDPADDYVKAFVQNVDKSKIITVSSIMRNAQVVNIDKDGPGTATRLMEKASMDRIVVVDSDRKLLGIVKIDDTVRLQKQKVKSLESILFDQVYTAHPTTPISELLPVAFDSEDPIAVIDEDGVFHGAVDRGAIIAEVSDENDDGGPVILSEFIEQNGNGGKDI from the coding sequence ATGGAACATGAGGTAAAGATTAAAATTGAGAATCTTTACAAGATTTTTGGTCCGAACCCTAAACGGGTTTTTCCCCTTCTTGAGCAGGGGCGGACAAAAGAGGAGATTCTCAAAAAGAGCGGCTGTGTCGTTGCTGTCAACGATGTCAGCTTTGAAATTGGAAAGAGGGAAACCTTTGTCATTATGGGGCTTTCGGGAAGTGGAAAATCAACGCTTATCCGTTGCCTGAATCGTCTGATAAATCCCACGGCGGGAAAGATTCTGATCGATGGGGAAAACATTCTCGATATGGACAAAGAGCAGTTGCGAAAGGTCCGGCGGTATACCCTTTCGATGGTTTTTCAGCATTTTGGCCTTCTTCCGCATCGGACGGTGCTTGAAAATGTGGAATTTGGACTCGAAATCAGCGGCATGGACAAAGAGACCAGGAGGGAGAAGGCCTTATCTTCTCTGGACCTGGTAGGTTTAAAAGGCTACGAAAAGAGTATGCCCGACGAGCTTTCTGGTGGTATGCAGCAGCGGGTCGGGCTTGCCAGGGCCCTTGCAAACGATCCTGAAGTGCTTCTGATGGATGAAGCCTTTAGTGCTCTGGATCCTCTTATCAGGACACAGATGCAGGATGAGCTTTTAACCCTTCAGGCCAAGATGCATAAGACCATCGTTTTTATCACTCACGACCTTGATGAGGCCCTCAAACTTGGCGACCGTATACTCATTCTTGGTCCCGGAGGTGTTATCAGACAGATCGGAACCCCGGAGGAAATACTCTCCGATCCGGCAGACGATTATGTGAAGGCATTCGTTCAGAATGTGGATAAGTCAAAGATCATCACCGTCTCTTCAATCATGCGCAACGCACAGGTTGTAAATATTGATAAAGATGGTCCGGGGACTGCAACACGGTTGATGGAAAAGGCTTCCATGGATCGTATCGTCGTTGTTGATTCGGACAGAAAATTGCTTGGTATTGTGAAGATCGACGATACGGTACGTCTCCAGAAGCAGAAGGTGAAGAGCCTTGAATCGATTTTGTTCGACCAGGTCTACACGGCTCACCCTACAACCCCAATATCCGAGCTACTTCCCGTGGCGTTCGATTCAGAAGATCCTATTGCCGTGATCGACGAGGATGGGGTCTTCCATGGGGCCGTGGATAGGGGTGCGATTATCGCCGAGGTGAGCGACGAAAACGACGACGGTGGTCCTGTTATCCTCAGTGAGTTCATTGAACAGAACGGAAACGGAGGAAAGGACATATGA
- a CDS encoding ABC transporter permease, translating into MILETLRDILDVGGWFEAIIDWMTLHWDGFFDGVSAIVQAVLSAFLAVFSFPPPIVLVLLLAALAWWLVSRGAGILSFIGFSLIWIMGLWGETMETLSLVVTSVILALLIAVPVGIWSSKKDTVQRIVRPVLDFMQTLPAFVYLIPAVLFFKLGPVPGVIATLIFAMPPSVRLTNLGIRQVPKEIKEAAKSFGATSHQMLLKAELPVALPTILAGVNQTIMLALSMVVIAGMIGAGGLGNEVLKGITQLKIDQGFEGGIAIVILAMYLDRVTQALGKVAGTRRR; encoded by the coding sequence ATGATATTGGAGACGTTACGAGATATTTTGGATGTCGGTGGATGGTTCGAGGCTATTATCGATTGGATGACCCTCCATTGGGACGGCTTTTTCGATGGTGTAAGTGCTATTGTTCAAGCTGTTCTAAGTGCGTTCTTGGCTGTCTTCTCTTTTCCGCCACCGATTGTTTTGGTTCTTTTGCTTGCGGCTCTTGCCTGGTGGCTTGTTAGTCGTGGAGCAGGAATCCTGAGCTTTATAGGGTTCTCCCTTATCTGGATCATGGGCTTGTGGGGGGAAACTATGGAAACCCTCTCACTTGTCGTGACCTCCGTCATCCTTGCTTTGCTCATTGCCGTGCCGGTTGGAATTTGGTCTTCGAAAAAGGATACGGTACAGCGCATTGTGCGCCCCGTCCTTGACTTCATGCAGACCCTGCCGGCCTTTGTCTATCTGATTCCCGCCGTACTCTTTTTCAAACTTGGGCCGGTTCCCGGTGTTATCGCCACGTTGATTTTTGCCATGCCTCCTTCGGTTCGACTTACCAACCTCGGTATCCGTCAGGTTCCCAAGGAGATTAAGGAGGCTGCCAAAAGCTTTGGGGCCACAAGCCATCAAATGCTTCTTAAGGCTGAACTACCGGTTGCCCTTCCCACCATCCTTGCCGGGGTGAATCAGACCATCATGCTGGCCCTCTCCATGGTAGTGATCGCCGGTATGATTGGTGCCGGTGGCCTTGGAAATGAGGTCCTTAAGGGAATTACACAGTTAAAAATTGATCAGGGTTTTGAAGGGGGAATTGCCATAGTCATACTCGCAATGTACCTCGACAGGGTAACCCAGGCACTTGGAAAAGTCGCCGGCACCCGTCGGCGTTAA
- a CDS encoding glycine betaine ABC transporter substrate-binding protein, giving the protein MKFTNKLLLALMAVTLVFAVSCSQKDEKAGESASAKGAASAEEKTAELVYVNWAEGVAFTNLAKVVLEDKMGYDVTITATDVAPGYVSIAQGDKDAFMETWLPVLHKDYYDEYKDDIVDLGHVFEGTQSGLVVPAYMSIDKISELNSIKDDLGGKITGIDAGAGVMKTTEEVIELYDLDLSLMSSSGPAMAAALKDAYAKKEPIVVTGWTPHWMFGKWDLKFLQQDPDKTVWGKGNIHIMARKNIREDKPTLATFLSNMFFDEAQLGDLMVKIEESDDDIEVVTRQWMSDHSDLIDSWIP; this is encoded by the coding sequence ATGAAGTTTACTAACAAATTGTTGCTTGCACTGATGGCCGTGACCCTCGTGTTTGCAGTCTCTTGCTCTCAGAAGGATGAGAAAGCGGGCGAATCCGCTTCGGCAAAAGGTGCAGCTTCTGCCGAGGAAAAAACGGCGGAGCTTGTCTATGTTAATTGGGCGGAAGGGGTCGCCTTCACCAATCTTGCGAAGGTGGTGCTCGAGGATAAGATGGGTTACGATGTCACCATCACTGCCACCGACGTAGCCCCGGGGTATGTTTCCATTGCACAGGGAGACAAAGATGCCTTTATGGAGACGTGGCTCCCTGTTCTTCATAAGGATTATTACGATGAGTACAAAGACGATATCGTAGATTTGGGACATGTCTTCGAAGGAACCCAAAGCGGACTTGTTGTCCCTGCTTACATGTCGATCGACAAGATCAGCGAGCTCAATTCCATCAAGGATGATCTCGGCGGCAAGATTACCGGTATCGATGCCGGGGCCGGTGTTATGAAGACAACCGAAGAGGTTATTGAGCTTTACGATCTCGATCTCAGTCTCATGTCTTCCAGTGGTCCCGCGATGGCGGCCGCTTTAAAGGATGCCTATGCAAAAAAAGAGCCGATCGTCGTTACCGGCTGGACCCCGCACTGGATGTTTGGAAAGTGGGATCTGAAGTTTCTACAGCAGGACCCGGATAAAACGGTATGGGGAAAAGGAAATATCCATATTATGGCCCGCAAAAACATCCGCGAAGATAAGCCTACCCTTGCCACATTTCTATCGAATATGTTTTTTGATGAGGCTCAGCTTGGAGACCTGATGGTCAAAATTGAAGAGTCCGATGACGATATCGAAGTTGTTACACGTCAGTGGATGAGCGATCATTCCGACCTCATCGATAGTTGGATTCCGTAA
- a CDS encoding TolC family protein: protein MRKRMATGVIMFTMLSLMQLSAETLSLDKEKCIALALKNNTGLLEESISLQTSERSAKNSWNLLLPDVSASLSLSSSSSYSDDTDETKLGVSPGLSLTYTVSPGLKESMRQLQIELEGSQISYDDALLQLKMDVESEFYYLLTSRGNLEIQKNDIELAQRRYEQVQEKFRNGLVPELDVLQERVNVANLKPTYSSLKATYQNRLKEFLVILGLDPSQEVSLEGSLEVDTYELDALQLIEQYLANRSDIKAQQNSLELLESSLRYSQKTGHLPSISLSATVSEDYSKPFSSGTWQDSSQKTGLAFSIGVSLGLDNYIPGSSTDLEIKELEDSIQKAQLSFDQLIQDARLEIINVVNSINTDRENIELSRLNLELSEKSYAMTEESFSRGKSDRITLDDAQQDLLTARQNLLESQYDYMSDLITLRGALGIESLDELNKADKE, encoded by the coding sequence ATGAGAAAACGCATGGCCACGGGAGTAATCATGTTTACGATGCTTTCCCTCATGCAGCTTTCGGCGGAAACCCTTTCTCTCGACAAAGAGAAGTGTATTGCCCTTGCTCTTAAGAACAATACCGGACTCCTGGAAGAGTCCATCTCTCTCCAAACCTCCGAGCGCAGTGCGAAAAATAGTTGGAACCTCCTTTTGCCCGATGTTTCAGCTTCTCTCTCGCTGAGTAGTTCTTCGAGCTACTCTGATGATACGGATGAGACAAAGCTTGGAGTAAGTCCGGGACTTTCGTTGACCTATACTGTTTCTCCCGGGCTCAAGGAGTCGATGAGGCAGCTTCAAATTGAATTGGAAGGTTCTCAAATCAGTTATGATGATGCCCTTTTACAGCTCAAGATGGATGTAGAGAGCGAATTCTATTATCTCCTCACTAGTCGGGGAAATCTTGAGATACAGAAGAACGATATTGAACTTGCTCAGCGAAGATATGAGCAGGTTCAGGAAAAATTTAGAAATGGTCTGGTTCCTGAATTGGATGTGCTTCAGGAGCGGGTCAATGTTGCGAATTTGAAACCCACCTATAGTTCTCTTAAAGCCACATATCAGAATCGCCTAAAAGAATTTCTGGTCATTCTCGGACTCGACCCCTCTCAAGAAGTTTCCCTGGAAGGTTCTCTCGAAGTTGATACCTATGAGTTGGACGCCCTTCAATTGATTGAGCAGTATCTTGCGAATCGATCGGATATCAAGGCTCAGCAAAATAGTTTGGAACTGCTTGAAAGTTCACTTCGTTACTCTCAGAAGACCGGACATTTACCATCGATCTCTCTCTCTGCCACTGTGTCGGAAGATTATTCCAAGCCGTTTTCTTCCGGCACGTGGCAGGATTCTTCCCAGAAAACCGGACTTGCGTTTTCAATTGGAGTTTCTTTGGGTTTGGATAATTATATTCCCGGTTCATCTACGGATCTGGAAATCAAAGAACTTGAAGATTCTATACAGAAGGCCCAGCTCTCTTTTGATCAATTGATCCAGGACGCTCGTCTGGAGATTATCAATGTCGTTAATTCGATCAATACAGATCGTGAAAATATCGAGCTTTCCAGGTTGAATCTGGAATTATCGGAGAAATCCTACGCGATGACCGAAGAAAGTTTTTCACGTGGAAAAAGCGACCGTATTACCCTTGATGATGCTCAGCAGGATCTTTTGACCGCTCGGCAAAACCTTCTTGAAAGCCAATATGATTACATGAGTGATCTTATTACGTTACGTGGAGCCCTTGGTATTGAATCTCTGGATGAGTTGAACAAAGCGGATAAGGAGTGA
- a CDS encoding efflux RND transporter periplasmic adaptor subunit: METKKGDRIIQIILLLIIAAGFAGIALILKGSGADSGQKGGMPGGPGAGGAPTAQQQSSDGSGESSTVAVEAEYAARQTVSQFIRVNGDVVSDVSVDIYPDVAGKIVVRNVDPGNFVKKGDVVAIVDPSVPGEFYSRSPILSTISGTIIDVNVNVGDTVSTSTSVAVVGDLTKLSLVTYVPERYITYLKLGLHAEVFLEAFPDTVFDARVVQLNPVVDNESRSMEVKLEIVNQDSRIRAGMFASMKLITRESRDCIAVPSGAVSSYYDDSVVYVVKDDNSVERRVVSLGLKSDEMVEVLSGLSENELVVTQGVSSVTDGSPVRMVNDPDAVEE; this comes from the coding sequence ATGGAGACGAAAAAAGGCGATCGGATAATTCAGATCATACTTTTGTTGATAATAGCTGCAGGTTTTGCAGGTATCGCATTAATACTTAAAGGCTCTGGTGCCGATTCAGGACAAAAAGGCGGCATGCCGGGAGGTCCTGGGGCAGGTGGCGCGCCTACTGCACAGCAGCAATCTTCGGATGGATCGGGAGAATCTTCCACGGTCGCCGTTGAGGCCGAATATGCCGCAAGACAGACCGTAAGTCAATTTATTCGTGTAAATGGTGATGTCGTAAGCGATGTTTCGGTCGATATCTATCCGGATGTGGCCGGAAAGATCGTAGTGCGAAACGTTGATCCCGGCAATTTCGTGAAAAAGGGCGATGTGGTCGCCATTGTTGACCCGTCGGTACCCGGCGAGTTTTACAGCCGAAGCCCGATTTTGTCGACGATTTCAGGGACGATCATCGATGTGAATGTGAATGTGGGAGATACCGTTTCCACCTCCACTTCGGTGGCCGTCGTCGGTGATCTTACGAAACTTTCTCTTGTAACCTATGTGCCCGAACGATACATTACCTATCTCAAATTGGGGCTCCACGCAGAGGTCTTTCTCGAAGCCTTTCCTGACACGGTTTTCGATGCCAGGGTTGTTCAGCTTAATCCCGTCGTAGATAACGAATCTCGCTCCATGGAAGTCAAACTCGAGATAGTCAATCAGGATTCCCGTATTCGAGCCGGAATGTTTGCTTCGATGAAACTTATCACCAGGGAAAGCCGTGATTGTATCGCGGTCCCGTCCGGTGCTGTTTCAAGCTATTACGACGATTCTGTTGTATATGTCGTCAAGGACGACAATAGTGTGGAGCGTCGGGTGGTAAGCTTGGGACTGAAATCGGATGAAATGGTCGAGGTTCTTTCAGGCCTTTCCGAAAACGAGCTTGTGGTTACCCAGGGGGTCTCTTCCGTAACCGATGGTTCTCCTGTGCGGATGGTCAACGACCCGGATGCCGTGGAGGAATAG
- a CDS encoding efflux RND transporter permease subunit, whose product MNITELSVRRPVTILVVTALLVGLSLFMVPDLAVEMFPSTDFPVIMVRTTYTGASPEEVEDSITSVLEKQLSNVSGIESITSTSSEGSSLIRLEFDYSTDLDDATNDIRDSLERVTSALPDDAGSPQILKFDSSSMPIMRLMVSGEETSDVLTQLAEDTIQPRLERIKGVASADVRGGETKEVKVDLSLNRMEAYGISFSTVESALEAQDVLLSGGDFEKGGMSYNLRINERFGSLDDICRTVVASIDTNNSSGSVNRSNVVRLEDIADVYLGEEDSTTRVYVNGSPSVSVVIRNETDTNTVQIANAVRKALPEINKTLPSGVKVEILYDTTTMISTLLNQVYISALQGAILAMLILFVFLRNIKSTLIVGISIPISLLITLGAMFFFDLTLNMISLTGLILGLGMIVDSSIVILENIYKYRERGAKLHAAAILGSREMVTAIVASTLTTLCVFIPMIIWKDDLEMLGQMFQDMIFTIVISLLSSLAVALMVVPALSSTYLKVYSRKQKPLKNPVLRKLDNISERGFTAFENGYASALRFALRNRALVLTLVIVLFLLSLAQLSTMGLQFQPNSDSDDEVTIDLTMPVGTALDSTEAVLMEMRKTVEKEIKGYENIIITVGSGGFTSSNTYEGSIEIMLPDLEDQIDNPTTIKKKLRPYLNEIPNASFEFSSGRRFGGTSDPVDIEVVSSDLTLAGETASKIRDLIRDLPQIVDPLSSLENGAPEYRIVIDKDRAAALGLTVSDVASAVSDLVDGDAPVTYWLNGDELDVLVRLKEEDRNSETVLNSLSIISSSGEAIPLSNIASFELTAGPEDIDREDEKRVVHVTSDITSDTTATEVNAMLQEYLSTSFVVPDGVTLSFSGEAEDISRMGGPLVIVLVIAIIMVFAVMASLFESLVDPFIIFFSIPMLLIGVVLVYTLLGQPLSLFSIVGMVVLVGIVVNNGIVLVDYTNLLRHKGVPLMEAVQTGARSRLRPVLMTSLTTILGMVPMGFFGAEGTESIQAIGQTIVGGLVASTFLTLLVTPVVYSLINRDRKWFRKKKKEEGNK is encoded by the coding sequence ATGAATATTACAGAGTTATCGGTACGGCGTCCCGTCACCATACTGGTTGTAACGGCCTTGCTTGTCGGGCTCTCCCTTTTTATGGTTCCCGATCTTGCTGTTGAGATGTTTCCCTCCACCGACTTTCCCGTGATCATGGTTCGGACGACCTATACCGGCGCCAGTCCCGAGGAAGTTGAAGATAGTATTACCAGTGTTCTGGAAAAACAGCTTTCCAATGTAAGCGGAATAGAATCGATCACCTCAACCTCGAGTGAGGGATCGAGCCTTATCCGTCTGGAGTTTGATTACAGCACGGATCTTGACGACGCCACAAACGACATACGTGATTCTCTTGAGCGTGTTACTTCGGCGCTGCCCGACGATGCCGGATCCCCTCAGATTCTGAAATTCGACAGCAGCTCGATGCCCATCATGCGATTGATGGTTTCGGGAGAGGAAACCTCCGATGTCCTGACACAGCTTGCCGAGGACACCATCCAGCCGCGACTGGAACGTATCAAGGGCGTGGCCTCGGCAGATGTCCGTGGGGGTGAGACCAAAGAGGTGAAGGTCGACCTCTCTCTCAACAGGATGGAGGCATACGGTATTTCCTTTTCGACGGTAGAGTCGGCCCTTGAAGCCCAGGATGTGCTCCTTAGCGGCGGAGACTTTGAAAAAGGAGGAATGTCGTACAACCTGCGCATCAATGAACGTTTCGGTAGCTTAGACGATATTTGCAGAACCGTTGTGGCCAGTATCGATACGAACAATTCCTCAGGTTCGGTCAATCGTTCCAACGTAGTCAGGCTTGAAGATATTGCCGATGTCTATCTTGGCGAAGAAGATTCAACCACGAGGGTCTATGTAAACGGTTCTCCTTCGGTATCGGTGGTGATCAGAAACGAGACCGATACCAATACCGTGCAGATTGCAAATGCGGTCAGGAAGGCCCTTCCCGAGATCAATAAGACCCTTCCCTCAGGGGTAAAGGTCGAGATCCTCTACGATACGACAACCATGATCTCCACCCTTTTGAATCAGGTCTACATCTCGGCCTTGCAAGGTGCTATTCTTGCCATGCTTATTCTCTTTGTGTTCCTGCGAAACATCAAAAGTACATTGATCGTCGGTATATCGATTCCCATCTCCCTTTTAATAACCCTCGGAGCGATGTTCTTTTTCGATCTGACGTTGAACATGATATCCCTCACCGGATTGATTCTTGGCCTGGGAATGATTGTTGATAGTTCCATCGTCATCCTCGAAAATATCTACAAATATCGGGAACGTGGAGCAAAGCTGCATGCTGCCGCAATTTTGGGATCCAGAGAGATGGTCACAGCCATCGTTGCCTCCACCTTGACGACCCTCTGTGTGTTCATCCCTATGATCATCTGGAAAGACGATCTTGAGATGCTTGGCCAGATGTTCCAGGATATGATCTTTACCATCGTTATCTCTCTGCTTTCCTCCCTTGCTGTTGCGCTCATGGTTGTTCCGGCCCTCAGCAGTACGTACCTCAAGGTCTATTCCCGAAAACAGAAACCACTGAAAAATCCTGTGCTTCGAAAGTTGGATAACATATCGGAAAGAGGGTTCACCGCCTTTGAAAACGGCTATGCGTCGGCACTTCGTTTTGCACTGAGGAACAGGGCCCTTGTCCTGACTTTGGTAATCGTTCTCTTTCTTCTGTCTCTCGCACAATTGTCCACCATGGGGCTCCAGTTTCAACCCAATTCCGACTCTGACGACGAGGTTACCATCGATCTTACCATGCCCGTCGGTACGGCACTTGATAGCACCGAAGCCGTTTTGATGGAGATGCGTAAGACGGTCGAAAAAGAGATCAAAGGTTATGAAAATATCATCATAACGGTGGGATCGGGAGGCTTTACTTCATCCAATACCTATGAAGGTAGTATCGAGATCATGCTGCCGGACCTTGAAGATCAGATCGACAACCCTACGACGATCAAGAAGAAACTGCGGCCCTACCTGAATGAGATACCCAACGCCAGTTTCGAATTTTCTTCGGGACGGAGATTTGGGGGGACCAGCGACCCCGTCGATATCGAGGTGGTTTCCAGCGATCTCACCCTTGCTGGGGAAACCGCGTCCAAGATACGTGATCTTATTCGCGATCTGCCGCAAATCGTCGATCCTCTGTCTTCTCTTGAGAACGGAGCCCCCGAATACCGTATCGTTATTGATAAAGATCGTGCCGCCGCCCTCGGCCTGACGGTTTCCGATGTGGCTTCTGCGGTGAGCGACCTTGTGGACGGCGATGCTCCGGTTACCTATTGGCTCAACGGCGATGAGCTGGATGTACTGGTTCGCTTGAAGGAAGAGGACCGAAACAGTGAGACGGTACTCAACTCTTTATCCATCATTTCTTCCTCGGGTGAAGCGATCCCGCTTTCCAATATCGCCTCCTTCGAGTTGACGGCGGGACCTGAGGATATCGATCGCGAGGATGAAAAGCGTGTTGTCCATGTAACCTCTGATATCACCTCCGATACTACAGCGACCGAGGTGAATGCGATGCTCCAGGAGTATCTTAGCACCTCTTTTGTGGTTCCCGACGGCGTGACGCTCTCTTTCAGCGGCGAGGCCGAGGATATATCCCGAATGGGTGGGCCTTTGGTCATCGTTCTGGTTATAGCCATCATCATGGTTTTTGCCGTGATGGCGAGTCTGTTTGAGTCTCTTGTCGATCCCTTTATTATCTTTTTCTCGATCCCAATGCTGCTTATCGGAGTTGTTTTGGTCTATACCCTACTGGGCCAACCGCTCAGTCTTTTTTCGATCGTTGGAATGGTTGTTCTTGTCGGAATCGTTGTAAACAACGGAATCGTGCTTGTCGATTATACGAACCTATTGCGCCACAAGGGGGTGCCGCTGATGGAGGCGGTCCAGACCGGTGCCAGAAGCAGATTGCGGCCGGTATTGATGACGAGTCTTACCACCATTCTCGGAATGGTTCCTATGGGATTTTTTGGGGCTGAGGGTACCGAATCTATTCAGGCCATCGGTCAAACCATCGTCGGCGGACTTGTCGCAAGTACCTTCCTTACGCTTTTGGTTACCCCAGTGGTCTATTCGCTCATCAACAGGGACCGCAAGTGGTTTAGGAAGAAGAAAAAAGAGGAGGGCAACAAATGA
- a CDS encoding PG0541 family transporter-associated protein encodes MIEMNIIANQSIEEDIIEVLEARGFRDNFSLFSPLFGRGRHGRREASAIWPEKNVMFYIVMEDDQIDVLVADLKMLKEKFEQEGIRCYVKRDISRLL; translated from the coding sequence ATGATTGAAATGAATATCATTGCAAACCAATCCATCGAAGAAGATATCATCGAGGTACTGGAGGCCCGCGGATTCAGGGATAACTTTTCCCTCTTTTCTCCCCTTTTCGGGCGTGGCCGTCACGGTCGAAGAGAAGCTTCGGCTATTTGGCCGGAGAAGAATGTTATGTTTTATATCGTTATGGAGGATGATCAAATAGATGTTCTTGTGGCCGATCTGAAGATGCTTAAGGAGAAGTTTGAACAAGAGGGAATACGCTGCTACGTGAAACGTGATATAAGCCGCCTTTTGTGA